One Carassius gibelio isolate Cgi1373 ecotype wild population from Czech Republic chromosome A20, carGib1.2-hapl.c, whole genome shotgun sequence DNA segment encodes these proteins:
- the LOC127938227 gene encoding ras-like protein family member 11B: MRLIQNMSTIAEYPSAECHSNRLIKIAVIGGSGVGKTALVVRFLTKRFIGDYERNVGNLYNREVQIDGEQVAIQVQDTPGVEVNTNGLSCTDQVSRFIQWADAVVMVYSVTDCRSFDLIGQLHQLVTRTHTDRSLPIILVANKADLLHIRHVDAQEGPLLASALGCSFYEVSASEDYSQVHGVFHRLCVDLAKQQPQTPVNAATSGTEKKRSPLIPRPKSPNMQDLKRRLKQALSAKVRTVTSV; this comes from the exons ATGCGTCTGATCCAGAACATGTCTACCATTGCGGAGTACCCGAGCGCGGAGTGCCACTCCAACCGGCTCATCAAGATCGCAGTCATCGGCGGCAGTGGAGTGGGCAAAACCG CGTTGGTGGTTCGTTTCCTCACTAAGCGGTTTATTGGTGACTACGAGAGAAACGTTG GCAACCTGTACAACAGAGAGGTGCAGATAGACGGAGAACAAGTGGCCATTCAAGTTCAGGACACACCTGGAGTTGAG GTGAACACTAATGGATTGAGCTGCACTGACCAGGTATCTCGCTTCATTCAGTGGGCGGATGCTGTAGTTATGGTGTATTCCGTTACCGACTGCCGAAGCTTTGATCTCATTGGTCAGCTCCACCAGCTTGTTACCCGCACACATACGGATCGGTCCTTGCCAATCATCCTGGTGGCCAATAAAGCTGATCTCCTCCACATAAGGCATGTAGATGCTCAAGAAGGTCCTCTTTTGGCTTCAGCACTGGGTTGCTCCTTCTATGAGGTATCCGCCAGTGAGGACTACAGCCAGGTCCATGGTGTCTTCCACAGACTGTGCGTAGATCTGGCCAAGCAGCAGCCTCAGACCCCTGTCAATGCAGCTACATCTGGAACAGAGAAGAAAAGATCTCCCCTCATCCCTCGGCCCAAATCCCCCAACATGCAGGACCTGAAGAGGCGCCTCAAACAGGCGCTCTCTGCCAAGGTCCGGACTGTCACTTCAGTGTGA